The Mus musculus strain C57BL/6J chromosome 2, GRCm38.p6 C57BL/6J genome has a window encoding:
- the Grem1 gene encoding gremlin-1 precursor: MNRTAYTVGALLLLLGTLLPTAEGKKKGSQGAIPPPDKAQHNDSEQTQSPPQPGSRTRGRGQGRGTAMPGEEVLESSQEALHVTERKYLKRDWCKTQPLKQTIHEEGCNSRTIINRFCYGQCNSFYIPRHIRKEEGSFQSCSFCKPKKFTTMMVTLNCPELQPPTKKKRVTRVKQCRCISIDLD, encoded by the coding sequence ATGAATCGCACCGCATACACTGTGGGAGCGTTGCTTCTCCTCCTGGGGACCCTACTGCCAACAGCTGAGGGGAAAAAGAAAGGTTCCCAAGGAGCCATTCCGCCTCCTGACAAGGCTCAGCACAATGACTCTGAGCAGACCCAGTCCCCACCACAACCTGGCTCCAGGACCCGGGGGCGGGGCCAGGGGCGGGGCACCGCCATGCCTGGAGAGGAGGTGCTTGAGTCCAGCCAAGAGGCCCTGCACGTGACAGAGCGCAAGTATCTGAAGCGAGATTGGTGCAAAACTCAGCCCCTGAAGCAGACCATCCACGAGGAGGGCTGCAACAGCCGCACTATCATCAACCGCTTCTGTTATGGCCAGTGCAACTCCTTCTACATCCCCAGGCACATCCGAAAGGAGGAAGGGTCCTTTCAGTCTTGCTCCTTCTGCAAGCCCAAGAAGTTCACCACCATGATGGTCACACTCAACTGTCCTGAGCTACAGCCACCCACCAAGAAGAAAAGGGTCACACGCGTGAAGCAGTGCCGTTGCATATCCATCGACTTGGATTAA